The genomic segment TCACTATCAATTAATGAAATCAATTCGTTATTTGTGTTATGTTTGCTAGCATGGTGTGATAACTTAACACAAGAAGCTTTTATTTTGTTATTTAACGAATATCCAAGTTTATTTAGTGCTGTTATTATTTGTGAAGGGTGGGTGTCGCCCAAAAAAAGAAGTTTTTTACCATAAATTTCAAATAGGAAAGATATGCTTACTCTATTTTCCAATTTTTTGTCTTCATTAAATTTCTTTTTTGATAATTCCGATATTGACTGAGAATAGTCAGAGCTACCACTTGCAATTTGAGATTCATAATTAGTAGCGAACTCAGCTTTAGCCCACAGTTTAGCATAACTTTCTATATCCGCGTAATCAGGGGAAAGGATTGTTATCTTTGCGCCGTGAAGAGAGTAGCAATTTCCTTCAATTACAACATCATTAAATCTTTCCCCACGCCTTTTCAAATATTTTCTTAGCTGAATACCTTCCGATATACTAATTTCCGAACTGCTTACTACTTCTGGCACTTTAAAAAAATCAAAATGATTAAACCAATATTGTTCGACTAAATTTAGGTGTCCAAATTCTTCTACAAATTTCATAACACCTTTGATATGGTCATTGTCTGTATGAGTAATAATAAAAAGGTCAATTTTTTCACCTAAATTAATAACTCTTTTAACTTCCTCTCTTAAAGTTCGCTTATATGTGCTTACAAATCCTCCATCAATAAAAATGTTATGATATGACTCGTCTTTTCCGAAATACCTTATTTGAATAGCATCACCATGCAATACTTGTAAGATTTTGACGTTAACAGTCTGATCAGTAGGCATATTTACCCCTCTTCAACAATATTACTAAATCCTTTATTGATGGATGTAATAGAAACTTACCCTACATTATGATTTGAGAAATATAATATATAGAAGGAGAGATAGCAACCGAAAATAAGATTTAAGCAAATCCAAACCATCAAACATAATTTTACCTTTCTTTTGAAATCAAAATTTTTAGCCTTCAAACCAGACCGAATAAACTAACCTTCATATTATTAGAGGGGCATATTTCTCAGAGATACTTCAATTCTGGGAATAAACTAACCTCAGAATAATTGAAGGGGATTGTCCCCATAAAAAATTAAATGATGGAGGAAACAGTATGAAACAGGATTATGGCATAGGGGAAGTTACTCACCTTACTGGAGTAACAATTAAGCAGTTAAGGTATTGGGAAGATAAAGAATTTATCCCCAAACCTGAAAGAATTGTATGTGGAGAAAGACGTTATCGCAGATTTGATGAAAAATTATTAAAACTCATCAGCACCATGAAAAAATTAATTGATGAAGGAATGACGGTTTCAGGAGCTTCTAAGAAAGCTCAGGAAATCATAGCAGATGAAGAAATTAAAAACACTATGGAGGTGAAAACAGATGCGTAAGAGAAAAAATAATGAAAAAAAACAATGCCCTTTTATTGAAGGTGTATGCTTGAAAGAAGAATGTAGGATTTATAACGAACGGCTTGATAATTGTGAGCTTTATGTTCTCTCATACAATCTCTTTAGATTGAGCAAACAATTAGAATCAGAAATAACATTAACCAGCAAATAGAAGAAACCCGGTCAATTTTCTTGGCCGGGCTAAAAAAACAAATTACTGCCCCATCTTCCAGGTGGGGTTTAAAACATGGACCTTAAATGAAAGGAGAGTCCACATTTTATAAGGAGAAAAAAACAAATATGAAAGAACTATCTAATAATACTAAGGTTAAATTAATTGTAGAAAATATACCAGAAGAAATAAAAGATTTACCTCAATGGCTTGTTTGGAAAGGGGTATTAAAAGAAAACAATAAATTATCAAAAATACCCATTAACCCC from the Desulfonema limicola genome contains:
- a CDS encoding ComEC/Rec2 family competence protein, producing the protein MPTDQTVNVKILQVLHGDAIQIRYFGKDESYHNIFIDGGFVSTYKRTLREEVKRVINLGEKIDLFIITHTDNDHIKGVMKFVEEFGHLNLVEQYWFNHFDFFKVPEVVSSSEISISEGIQLRKYLKRRGERFNDVVIEGNCYSLHGAKITILSPDYADIESYAKLWAKAEFATNYESQIASGSSDYSQSISELSKKKFNEDKKLENRVSISFLFEIYGKKLLFLGDTHPSQIITALNKLGYSLNNKIKASCVKLSHHASKHNTNNELISLIDSDSYIVSANGKNRYGFPHKEPLSRILGHTNRNFKCKINFFFNYKNEIIQSIFLAKEEDEFNFYRVYPGANENGISIKI
- a CDS encoding MerR family transcriptional regulator; the encoded protein is MKQDYGIGEVTHLTGVTIKQLRYWEDKEFIPKPERIVCGERRYRRFDEKLLKLISTMKKLIDEGMTVSGASKKAQEIIADEEIKNTMEVKTDA